From Glycine max cultivar Williams 82 chromosome 11, Glycine_max_v4.0, whole genome shotgun sequence, the proteins below share one genomic window:
- the LOC100499793 gene encoding ADP-ribosylation factor-like protein 8a, whose protein sequence is MGLWEAFLNWLRSLFFKQEMELSLIGLQNAGKTSLVNVVATGGYSEDMIPTVGFNMRKVTKGNVTIKLWDLGGQPRFRSMWERYCRAVSAIVYVVDAADPDNLSISRSELHDLLSKPSLGGIPLLVLGNKIDKAGALSKQALTDQMDLKSITDREVCCFMISCKNSTNIDSVIDWLVKHSKSKS, encoded by the exons ATGGGATTGTGGGAAGCTTTTCTCAATTGGCTTCGCAG CCTTTTTTTCAAGCAGGAAATGGAGTTATCTCTAATAGGACTTCAGAATGCTGGGAAGACTTCCCTTGTAAATGTAGTTGCT ACCGGTGGATATAGTGAGGACATGATTCCAACT GTGGGATTCAATATGAGGAAAGTGACAAAAGGGAATGTTACAATAAAGTTATGGGATCTTGGAGGGCAACCTAGGTTCCGCAGCATGTGGGAACGTTACTGTCGTGCCGTTTCTGCTATTGT TTATGTTGTTGATGCTGCCGATCCAGATAACCTTAGCATATCAAGAAGTGAGCTTCATGATTTGCTGAGCAAACCATCATTGGGTGGCATCCCTCTGTTGGTATTGGGGAACAAGATTGACAAAGCGGGGGCTCTGTCTAAACAAGCATTGACTGACCAAAT GGATTTGAAGTCAATTACTGACAGGGAAGTTTGCTGCTTCATGATCTCGTGCAAAAACTCGACCAACATCGACTCTGTTATTGACTGGCTTGTAAAGCATTCCAAATCAAAGAGCTGA